The proteins below come from a single Drosophila suzukii chromosome X, CBGP_Dsuzu_IsoJpt1.0, whole genome shotgun sequence genomic window:
- the LOC108014944 gene encoding nascent polypeptide-associated complex subunit alpha, muscle-specific form — translation MSLEPKKEIPLTGMDENEVSPKPEENQNTVPINDIMPQNETDNAPMEENAQKSEEAPSTMPQSETIDAAWEEMVQKLEQEPNPIPTTETNDVSMEEIPQKSAEIPQQSEKTLTEVKGTGTAKPEEQEASTSLVMVEQPNTIIELVDLYVPPVSLVPSKVIFMNNDASRPFFSPAVPQALTNNNPTLLYTEPTGTSAETPSCSSSGAGESDKPTKGGRRRGRKPATPKPRPTKRRRRAQSPPPLPPPPNFLENCINPLENEIYPKVIVQPAHQPWVLPRDLNGGDPPKVEVQPPVAVPVSGEVAVPVSGEVATSTTQSQPAVSEVQLHQKLQLFGPDVQLSQLQGHDPARYKAVRQEANGDQSQLVFTAQQLVSFSQSHGKFIEMVSAQGHLPTPTPAMISHYFPGPGGQLVASQYFASQQNVYKAPDPIFKVPTKRAPRVPAAVALRSLNATYLRGGPGSSNDFRKAAASNAPAAPTAPTAPAAPTAPTAPVTPAAPATPATPATPATPAAPAAPAAPAAPAAPAASSAAPEAQASSSSGFKKPPFVITPVFALPSILKHKAQEKLRNTLQVQRAKKAAEEQSKLAQSDQDKENKEEGKNNQG, via the coding sequence ATGTCCCTGGAACCCAAGAAGGAGATTCCCCTTACCGGAATGGATGAAAATGAAGTGTCCCCAAAACCGGAGGAGAACCAGAATACGGTTCCGATAAATGATATCATGCCGCAGAATGAAACTGATAATGCTCCCATGGAGGAAAACGCCCAGAAATCGGAGGAGGCTCCAAGTACTATGCCACAGAGTGAAACTATTGATGCTGCCTGGGAGGAAATGGTCCAGAAATTGGAGCAGGAGCCGAATCCTATTCCAACAACTGAAACTAATGATGTTTCCATGGAGGAAATCCCCCAGAAGTCAGCGGAAATCCCCCAGCAATCGGAGAAGACTCTGACTGAAGTAAAGGGTACTGGCACAGCCAAGCCGGAAGAGCAGGAGGCCTCTACCTCGTTGGTCATGGTGGAGCAGCCGAATACCATCATCGAGCTGGTTGATCTCTATGTGCCACCCGTTTCGCTGGTCCCCAGCAAGGTGATCTTCATGAACAACGACGCATCGCGTCCGTTCTTCTCGCCAGCAGTGCCCCAGGCACTGACCAATAACAACCCCACTTTGCTGTACACCGAACCCACCGGCACCTCCGCGGAGACCCCGTCCTGCTCCTCGTCCGGGGCTGGCGAATCCGACAAGCCAACGAAGGGCGGTCGTAGGCGTGGCCGGAAGCCTGCAACGCCGAAGCCCCGTCCCACCAAGCGTCGTCGTCGCGCGCAGTCACCACCGCCATTGCCCCCGCCCCCAAACTTCCTGGAGAACTGCATCAATCCGCTGGAGAATGAGATCTATCCCAAGGTCATCGTGCAGCCGGCTCACCAGCCGTGGGTGCTGCCCAGGGATCTCAATGGCGGGGATCCGCCGAAGGTGGAAGTTCAGCCGCCCGTGGCCGTCCCGGTCAGCGGTGAGGTGGCCGTCCCGGTAAGCGGTGAGGTGGCCACCTCGACCACCCAGTCGCAGCCAGCGGTCAGCGAGGTCCAGCTGCACCAGAAGCTCCAGCTCTTCGGTCCGGATGTGCAGCTGTCGCAGCTGCAGGGTCATGACCCCGCGCGCTACAAGGCCGTGCGTCAGGAGGCCAATGGCGACCAGAGCCAGCTGGTTTTCACCGCCCAGCAACTGGTCTCGTTCAGCCAAAGCCACGGCAAGTTCATAGAGATGGTCTCGGCCCAGGGGCACCTTCCCACGCCCACGCCGGCCATGATTTCGCACTACTTCCCCGGGCCCGGGGGTCAACTGGTGGCCAGTCAGTACTTTGCCAGTCAGCAAAATGTTTACAAGGCTCCCGATCCGATCTTCAAGGTGCCAACAAAGAGAGCTCCGAGGGTCCCAGCCGCCGTCGCCTTGCGCTCCTTAAATGCCACATATCTGCGTGGCGGTCCCGGTTCTTCAAATGACTTCCGTAAGGCAGCTGCCTCGAATGCCCCAGCTGCCCCAACTGCCCCAACTGCCCCAGCTGCCCCAACTGCCCCAACTGCCCCAGTTACCCcagctgccccagctaccccAGCTACCCCAGCTACCCCAGCTACCCCAGCTGCCCCAGCTGCCCCAGCTGCCCCAGCTGCCCCAGCTGCCCCAGCTGCATCATCAGCTGCTCCCGAAGCTCAGGCCTCTAGTTCATCGGGGTTCAAAAAGCCGCCGTTCGTAATCACCCCGGTGTTCGCTTTGCCCTCGATCCTTAAGCACAAGGCCCAGGAGAAGCTGCGCAATACTCTGCAGGTCCAGCGGGCCAAGAAAGCAGCCGAGGAGCAGTCAAAATTGGCCCAGTCAGACCAGGACAAGGAAAATAAGGAGGAGGGCAAGAATAATCAAGGATAA
- the LOC108014943 gene encoding uncharacterized protein has protein sequence MKVFVCLLAACSMAQAGFLGGGGGGSALSSGWSSGGGGGGYGGGYSGGHGGGGGYSGGGGYGGGYSGGHGGGGGTVKIIKVITDSGAGGGYGGGYGGGHGGGWAGGSSGGYSGGGWSSGGGYSGGGGGHGGGGYGSGGNVKIIKVISDSGSSGGYGGGYGGGHSSGGYSSGGWAPQGGWAQSSW, from the exons ATGAAG GTTTTCGTCTGCTTACTGGCGGCTTGCAGCATGGCCCAGGCGGGATTCCTGggcggcggcggaggaggcAGTGCCCTTAGCTCCGGCTGGTCCTCcggcggcggaggaggaggataTGGTGGTGGCTACAGCGGTGGCCATGGAGGCGGTGGTGGCTACAGTGGCGGTGGCGGCTACGGAGGTGGCTACAGTGGCGGCCACGGAGGCGGCGGTGGCACCGTTAAGATCATCAAAGTGATCACCGATTCCGGAGCAGGCGGTGGCTACGGAGGTGGCTACGGTGGTGGCCATGGAGGCGGCTGGGCAGGTGGCTCCTCAGGTGGCTACAGCGGCGGTGGCTGGTCCTCGGGAGGCGGCTACAGCGGCGGTGGTGGCGGTCATGGAGGTGGTGGCTACGGTAGCGGCGGCAACGTCAAGATCATCAAGGTCATCTCCGACTCCGGCTCGAGCGGCGGCTATGGCGGGGGCTACGGCGGTGGCCACTCCTCGGGCGGCTACTCCTCCGGCGGCTGGGCTCCTCAGGGCGGCTGGGCCCAGAGTAGTTGGTAA
- the LOC108015103 gene encoding myotrophin, protein MGDGGSIEDIIWRIKNGEYDEVERFFLAGSHDVNDLMGVRCPLHYAADFGQLKLLEFFVRIGAEVDRKDKYGITPLLAAIWEGHTRCVEFLLQMGASRSERTPEGQSYADAAERDDIRSLLVKQ, encoded by the coding sequence ATGGGCGACGGTGGCAGCATCGAGGACATCATCTGGAGAATTAAGAACGGGGAGTACGACGAGGTGGAGCGGTTTTTCCTGGCCGGATCCCATGATGTAAACGATCTGATGGGCGTCCGGTGCCCCCTGCACTATGCCGCCGACTTCGGCCAGCTGAAGCTGCTCGAGTTCTTCGTGCGGATCGGGGCGGAGGTGGACCGGAAGGACAAGTACGGGATCACCCCGCTCCTGGCGGCCATCTGGGAGGGCCACACGCGCTGCGTCGAGTTCCTGCTCCAAATGGGCGCCAGTCGTTCAGAGCGGACGCCCGAGGGACAGAGCTACGCGGATGCAGCCGAGCGGGATGACATCCGAAGTCTTCTGGTGAAGCAGTAA
- the LOC108015058 gene encoding uncharacterized protein, translating into MWSKIAISGALLVMGGILSSSVVDNFAYVDRSLPVAMPKAKAFQKPEE; encoded by the coding sequence ATGTGGTCCAAAATTGCCATCTCCGGAGCCCTGCTCGTGATGGGTGGCATCCTGTCCTCCAGCGTGGTGGACAACTTCGCCTATGTGGACCGTTCCCTGCCGGTGGCCATGCCGAAGGCCAAGGCATTCCAAAAGCCAGAGGAGTGA
- the LOC108015105 gene encoding loricrin → MKVFICLIACVSLAQSGFIGGGGSGGWSSGGSSGWSSGSPPTIVKVISEEAPAPGWSGGYSGGHGHAAEELKIIKVISEGGHSHGHDHGHDHGHSHGSEVKIIKVIQEEDHHGHGHGHGHHGGHQAEEVKIIKLISSGVADGGWSSGGSSGGWSSGGGWSSGGWN, encoded by the exons ATGAAG GTTTTCATCTGCCTGATTGCCTGCGTCAGCCTGGCCCAATCCGGATTCATCGGAGGTGGTGGTAGCGGAGGCTGGTCCTCTGGAGGATCTAGCGGTTGGTCTTCCGGCAGTCCGCCTACCATCGTCAAGGTCATCAGCGAGGAGGCGCCGGCCCCCGGTTGGTCTGGTGGCTATTCCGGTGGTCACGGCCATGCCGCCGAGGAGCTGAAGATCATCAAGGTGATCAGCGAGGGCGGTCACTCCCACGGTCACGACCACGGACATGATCACGGCCACAGTCATGGCTCGGAGGTCAAGATCATCAAGGTCATCCAGGAGGAAGACCATCATGGCCATGGCCATGGTCATGGTCACCACGGAGGTCACCAGGCCGAGGAGGTCAAGATCATCAAGCTGATCAGCTCCGGAGTCGCCGATGGCGGATGGTCTTCCGGCGGATCCAGCGGCGGTTGGTCCTCCGGCGGTGGCTGGTCTTCCGGCGGCTGGAACTAA